A region of Apus apus isolate bApuApu2 chromosome 14, bApuApu2.pri.cur, whole genome shotgun sequence DNA encodes the following proteins:
- the LOC127390527 gene encoding noggin-2-like has translation MTAIRALLLCSCLGLLRPGGGQPFLRLRPSPSDNLPVKDIVEHPDPEYDPKEQDLDERTLRKKLGSHFDPGFMAVAVPGPANASGAEAAGRGRPALPAELRRLELGLGSGPGPGPRLRLGKKARRKVLQWLWAYTYCPVLYTWKDLGVRFWPRYIKEGNCFAEKSCSLPEGMFCKPVKSVTKTFLRWHCQGWSSQKYCTWIPVQYPLISECKCSC, from the coding sequence ATGACGGCGATCCGGGcgctcctgctctgctcctgcctggggctgctgcgCCCGGGGGGCGGGCAGCCCTTCCTGCGGCTGCGACCCTCGCCCAGCGACAACCTGCCCGTGAAAGACATCGTGGAGCACCCGGATCCCGAGTACGACCCCAAGGAGCAGGACCTGGACGAGAGGACTCTGCGGAAGAAGCTGGGCAGCCATTTCGACCCCGGTTTCATGGCCGTGGCCGTGCCGGGGCCGGCCAACGCCTCGGGCGCCgaggcggcggggcgggggcggccggcgCTGCCCGCCGAGCTGCGgcggctggagctggggctggggtcggggccggggccgggccccCGCCTGCGGCTGGGCAAGAAGGCGCGACGGAAGGTGCTGCAGTGGCTCTGGGCGTACACCTACTGCCCCGTGCTCTACACCTGGAAGGACCTGGGCGTCCGCTTCTGGCCCCGCTACATCAAGGAGGGCAACTGCTTCGCCGAGAAGTCCTGCTCGCTGCCCGAGGGCATGTTCTGCAAACCCGTCAAGTCGGTCACAAAGACCTTCCTGCGctggcactgccagggctggtCCAGCCAGAAGTACTGCACCTGGATCCCCGTGCAGTACCCGCTCATCTCCGAGTGCAAGTGCTCCTGCTAG